A stretch of Besnoitia besnoiti strain Bb-Ger1 chromosome III, whole genome shotgun sequence DNA encodes these proteins:
- a CDS encoding hypothetical protein (encoded by transcript BESB_045130): MAQSPRDFTASAPGDKFQYADEKTDAHSDTGRDESFSSHEMAALAPTESRRREPGVDAGERKREAVDTEREDLQGYALARSEFMSAVPLVNPETPQHYKGTNKVRGRLSSGTGGDPRAKRLPKALATGRAGVRLLSAVAVTAVSVVLARYAFLCVLRVPSSLLSADQNASVSVRRLAAGSGWGQPPASPPTCDNAAQGGSGPPPPPREWPAGHNPPHPVPRDVPAAQQEASEFESGELGTVEGDAVELEEIANTLSAVVGRLSVSRGHMRHGLNALFTTLSSVIPLVDNLRNAAAEVRRQKDSSSGAASSLEEKLSADAGLPPGAASASADAAEEQGVGSQSKSPAGTHFPQTHPEGSRHAADSAGISPVPRESSKPDVQQGSLTGKHGGAAGQEDALLSTGVASVEFLFGSDAEPAKAHEAPTRLPRLPPGTLETGAQSQLSTDPPGAAGPLSSDELGLRFLDPTSPPGPEHMPLSPAYEGSGLSSHSLWGSRTLLELIWGRPHSAPSDSPKRTEAETGSLVSWAHRVRHGAPKKPPAPSAAPSAPPAQPPRQSGASSQPEPQKSRDLGARPKTHMQQSPSTQGSGRAGASRGGSRGSSGKHAAGGKDHAAGSAAGGSSSSGSGSGGSRQTQAAGAGGSGSPPPPGGRKGDGGWSQRGGAEGGAKDDDEGDQKGQKRDKKSKKAKSGRDEPGLGAGRRGPPGGDDDPAAGGAAGSVGGSAGGSAEPTVSQEGAAGGGEDGSRAGRGVGGREASGAKETAAVGEEAQTGDAGEGDAPAAPLTAKQRRALARQSLQAGTKAAGDSAASDRPQETSASGQISSEASGGLEPVLQEIEALEAKVVKHLETLVEALMEKATTRNLLLALENNDDEDIGLDEETMQGLEEIEVTTSEIWQACSHFSELVDEANKKVVEAVVKQHSKSKKRKAKRGEHPAGSFSEEDVLKLGPYMERAKKMKDRARKWIGKMAGFRLRSQVKRMVPHCQPFELPGSEQSEGSPSRQETREATLERMMTWYSETVTQLRALVRQDAANVENPERRAQMEETGHHAARLVAVSAIRSLGQSLLTQWRQDSTASNAAAIQGLNDLLNGFSDGVDLYRNLFIFTYEVFLATFHKDAPFRTNAPFLSPEEQRAHQQAIFRAAVFEKS; encoded by the coding sequence ATGGCGCAGTCACCAAGAGACTTCACGGCATCCGCGCCTGGTGACAAATTTCAGTATGCTGACGAAAAGACAGATGCGCACAGTGACACCGGCAGAGACGAATCTTTTAGCAGTCACGAAATGGCGGCGTTGGCACCAACGGAATCCCGCCGGCGGGAGCCTGGTGTGGACGCCGGCGAACGCAAACGGGAGGCCGTAGACACAGAGCGTGAGGATCTGCAAGGTTACGCTCTGGCCCGTTCAGAGTTTATGTCCGCTGTCCCTTTGGTCAATCCAGAGACGCCTCAGCACTATAAAGGGACCAACAAGGTCCGAGGGCGACTATCTTCAGGGACTGGAGGAGACCCGCGGGCGAAGCGACTTCCAAAAGCACTGGCAACAGGCCGGGCAGGCGTCAGGCTCCTGTCCGCCGTCGCAGTGACCGCAGTGTCCGTCGTCTTGGCTCGGTACGCTTTCCTCTGCGTACTCCGCGTCCCATCTTCGCTTCTGTCCGCAGACCAAAACGCGTCTGTTTCggttcgccgcctcgcggccggcagcgggtgggggcagccgcccgcctcgccgcccaccTGCGACAATGCGGCGCAAGGTGGCTCGgggcccccgccgcccccccgggAGTGGCCGGCCGGTCACAATCCCCCGCACCCAGTGCCTAGGGATgtgcctgcagcgcagcaggaggcgagTGAATTTGAGTCAGGGGAGCTCGGAACTGTGGAGGGAGACGCAGTGGAGCTGGAAGAGATTGCTAATACTCTGAGCGCTGTTGTCGGCAGGCTCTCAGTAAGTCGCGGCCACATGAGGCACGGCCTGAATGCACTTTTCACCACCTTGAGCAGTGTGATTCCCTTGGTCGATAATCTGAGGaatgctgcagcagaggtCCGGCGGCAGAAAGACTCTTCGTCAGGCGCGGCTAGTTCGCTGGAAGAAAAACTGTCTGCGGATGCAGGCCTCCCGCCAGGCGCAGCGTCCGCTAGCGCGGATGCTGCGGAGGAGCAAGGGGTCGGTTCGCAGTCAAAGAGCCCTGCAGGAACTCATTTCCCGCAGACACATCCGGAAGGTTCACGACACGCGGCAGACTCTGCCGGCATCTCCCCTGTCCCTCGTGAGTCCTCAAAGCCGGATGTTCAGCAAGGGAGCCTGACAGGCAAGCACGGTGGCGCTGCAGGTCAAGAAGACGCCCTTCTCTCTACAGGGGTCGCTTCCGTCGAATTCCTGTTTGGCAGTGACGCGGAACCTGCCAAGGCCCACGAGGCGCCTACCAGGCTCCCGAGGCTTCCTCCGGGCACCCTCGAGACTGGAGCCCAGTCGCAACTTTCGACCGACCCCCCGGGTGCCGCCGGTCCTCTGAGCAGTGATGAACTAGGCCTGAGGTTCCTGGACCCTACTTCACCCCCTGGACCTGAACACATGCCACTGAGCCCGGCCTACGAAGGAAGCGGTCTGTCTTCGCACAGTCTCTGGGGGTCGCGCACCCTGCTCGAGCTGATTTGGGGCCGTCCACACTCCGCCCCGTCGGACTCTCCCAAAAGAACCGAGGCCGAGACTGGATCGCTTGTGTCATGGGCGCATCGTGTCCGCCACGGGGCTCCGAAGAAGCCTCCTGCTCCCTCAGCCGCCCCATCAGCGCCTCCGGCACAGCCCCCGCGACAAAGTGGCGCCTCTTCACAGCCCGAGCCCCAGAAGTCCAGGGATTTGGGGGCGAGACCGAAGACGCACATGCAGCAGTCCCCATCGACGCAGGGGAGCGGCAgagcaggcgcgtcgcgcggcggctcgagaGGATCTTCGGGCAAACACGCAGCGGGCGGAAAGGACCACGCTGCGGgctccgcagcaggcgggTCATCGTCATCGGGTTCGGGGTCTGGCGGatcgcggcagacgcaggcagcggggGCCGGGGGAAGTGGCTCACCTCCGCCACCGGGAGGGCggaagggcgacggcggttggtcgcagcgcggcggcgctgagggCGGAGCGAAGGACGATGACGAGGGTGATCAGAAGGGTCAGAAAAGGGACAAGAAGAgcaagaaagcgaagagcgGCAGAGATGAGCCCGGGCTGGGAGCGGGCCGTAGAGGACCAcccggaggagacgacgacccggcggcaggcggggcGGCCGGAAGCGTtggaggcagcgccggcggcagcgcggagccGACGGTGTCGCAGGAGGGTGCtgcgggaggaggcgaggacggcagcAGGGCGGGCCGTGGTGTTGGTGGCAGAGAGGCGTCGGGAGCGAAAGAGACCGCAGCCgttggcgaggaggcgcagacaggAGACGCGGGGGAGGGCGATGCTCCAGCCGCCCCGCtgacggcgaagcagaggagagccTTAGCGAGGCAGAGTCTGCAGGCGGGCACAAAGGCCGCTGGAGACTCGGCGGCATCCGACAGACCTCAGGAGACCTCGGCAAGCGGCCAGATCTCAAGTGAGGCGAGTGGCGGCCTGGAACCGGTTCTGCAGGAGATTGAGGCATTAGAGGCTAAGGTTGTAAAGCATTTGGAAACCCTTGTTGAGGCCCTGATGGAGAAAGCGACAACGAGGAATTTACTGCTGGCACTCGAAAACAACGATGATGAAGATATCGGTCTTGATGAAGAAACCATGCAAGGTTTGGAAGAGATTGAAGTCACTACGTCAGAAATCTGGCAGGCCTGTTCGCACTTCTCGGAACTCGTAGACGAAGCTAATAAAAAGGTTGTTGAGGCGGTCGTGAAACAGCATTCCAAGAGTAAGAAGcgaaaggcgaagagggGGGAACACCCCGCGGGTTCCTTCAGTGAGGAAGACGTCCTTAAGTTGGGGCCATATATGGAGCGTGCTAAGAAGATGAAAGATCGTGCCAGGAAGTGGATCGGCAAGATGGCCGGTTTCCGCCTGCGATCCCAGGTCAAGCGTATGGTTCCTCATTGTCAGCCGTTTGAGCTTCCCGGAAGTGAGCAGTCTGAGGGGTCGCCCAGCCGGCAGGAGACGCGTGAAGCGACACTTGAGAGGATGATGACGTGGTACTCAGAGACGGTCACGCAGCTCAGAGCACTCGTCCGTCAAGACGCTGCCAACGTCGAGAACCCAGAGCGCAGAGCGCAGATGGAAGAGACTGGCCATCATGCTGCACGTTTAGTCGCAGTGTCGGCGATCCGGAGCCTTGGACAGTCGCTCCTAACGCAGTGGAGGCAAGACAGTACGGCCTCTAACGCTGCTGCGATCCAGGGGCTGAATGACTTGTTGAATGGCTTTTCCGATGGCGTAGATCTCTACAGGAACCTATTCATTTTTACGTATGAGGTGTTTCTAGCGACCTTCCACAAAGATGCGCCTTTCCGAACGAATGCGCCATTTCTGTCGCCAGAGGAGCAACGAGCTCATCAACAGGCCATCTTTCGAGCCGCCGTTTTTGAGAAATCGTGA
- a CDS encoding hypothetical protein (encoded by transcript BESB_045140), protein MFAKNMVASTKDQIRTLAMIQLETVFDTLGTLVDVADANEIVSSASILRGTQAREEVVQRLHAWYKTTSLKLRVHVNQKLLEDNLSAEELKLQHTLYYYATEFVMKSMFVVVGSVIEEVWKSEDREHPLAEAEAALQGLPLAAPSPRV, encoded by the exons ATG TTCGCAAAAAATATGGTTGCTTCCACGAAGGACCAAATCCGAACCCTGGCTATGATTCAACTTGAGACAGTTTTCGATACTTTAGGTACACTTGTGGATGTGGCTGACGCGAATGAAATCGTGTCTTCGGCGTCTATCCTGCGGGGGACGCAGGCTCGTGAGGAGGTAGTACAGCGGCTACATGCCTGGTACAAGACAACGTCGCTGAAACTCCGAGTCCACGTTAACCAGAAGCTTCTCGAGGACAACCTcagcgcagaggagctgAAGCTTCAACACACACTATATTACTATGCGACCGAATTCGTCATGAAATCGAtgttcgtcgtcgtcgggtCTGTGATTGAGGAAGTATGGAAATCGGAAGATAGAGAGCACCCACTTGCGgaagccgaggccgcgctaCAAGGCTTACCACTGGCAGCGCCCTCCCCGAGAGTATAA